From the Saccharomonospora marina XMU15 genome, the window GTGACAGGGTGGTGTTCCTGGCCTCACGTCCGGAACAGTACGCCGTGTGCCTGCTCGCCTTCGGCGTGCTGGCAAGCCACGTCGACATGGTGCTCGTCGCCAAGATCGCCATGGTCGTCATCTGGCTCGGTGCGGGTGTCTCCAAGTTCGGGCATCACTTCAGCCTGGTGGTGCAGGCGATGATGAGTAACACGCCGTGGTTGCGGTCGAAGCGGTTCAAGCGCTCGCTCTACCGGAATGTGCCAACCGATCTGCGCCCTTCGAAGATGGCGCTGGGCTGGGCACACCTGGGGGGCACGGTGGTGGAGTTGTGCCTGCCGCTGGTGCTGCTGTTCTCGACGAACGCGACCATCACCTGGCTGGCCATCGCGGGCATGGTGCTGTTCCACCTCTTCATCTACTCGACCTTCCCGCTCGCGGTACCGCTGGAATGGAACGTCTTCTTCATCTTCGTGGTGCCGTTCCTGTTCGGCGGGTTCTTCGCGGGCAACGGGTACAGCGTCGTCGACTTCAGCAGTGCCTGGATTCTCGCCGCGGCGCTGATTCTCTGCCTGACCGGCCCGATCCTGGGCAACCTCAGGCCGGAGTGGGTGTCGTTCCTGATCTCCATGCGGCAGTACGCGGGCAACTGGGCATCGGCCACGATGGCGTTTCGGATGAACGACGCCGAGGACAAGCTCGACACCGGCCTCGTCAAGTCGATGAAGACCCAGCGGCAGCAGTTGCTCAGCCTCTACGGCTCCGATGTGGCCGAGATCTTCCTGCAGAAGTGCGTGGCCTTCCGCAGCATGCACAGTCATGGCCGGATGCACCTCTCGCTGCTGCAGCGACACCTCGACAAGCTCGAGAACTACCGGCTGCGGGAGGGCGAGGTCGTCTGCACCGTGCTGGTCGGCTGGCAGTTCGGCGACGGCCACCTCTTCGACGAGCGCACGATCGCGGCGGTACAGCAGCGGTGCGGCTTCGAGCCGGGCGAGTTCGTGATGGCGTGGACCGAGTCGCAGCCGATCCACAAGAAGACCGTGCGCTACATGGTCGTCGATGCCGCGCTCGGTGTCGTCGAGCGGGGCTACTACGACGTGCGTGACGCGGTGGCCGAGCAGCCGTGGATTCCCAACGGGCCGGTTCCGCACCAGGTGACCTGGCGCCTGCCCGGTTACGAGCCCGCAGGCGATTTCGTCCATCCCGCGCCGCGACCCGCCGATTCCGCGCGACCCGCGCGGCACCGTGACCCGGCGAGTGGAACAGTCGGTTCATGACGAAAGCCGTAGTGGTCGGCAGCGGGCCCAACGGGCTCGCTGCCGCCCTCACCCTGGCGGCGGAGGGTGTGGAGGTCGAGGTGCTGGAGGCGGCACCCACCATCGGGGGAGGCACCCGCACCAGCGAACTCACCCTGCCAGGTTTGCTGCACGACGAATGCTCCGGTTTCCACCCGCTCGCCGTCGACACGCCGTTCGCCCGACGATTCGACCTGTCACGGCACGGGCTGCGCTGGCGGTGGCCCGAGGTGCAGTACAGCCACCCGCTCGACGGTGGCGGTGGCGCTGCGGCGTGGCGGTCGCCGGACGCCACAGCGGCGGCTCTCGGTGCGGACGGGCGAGCATGGCGGCAGGTGTTCGGCTGGTTGACCAGCCGGTTCGACGACATCGCCGAGGACTTCCTGCGACCGATGCTGCACCTGCCTGCCCATCCGGTGAAGCTGGCTCGGTTCGGCGCGTTGGCCGCGCTGCCCGCCACTGCGCTGGCCAGCAGGTGGTCGACGCCGCAGGGCCGGGCGCTGTTCGCGGGTGTGGCCGCTCACGCACTGCGACCGTTCGCCTCACCGATGTCGTCGGCGATCGGCGTCGCGCTCGGGACGGCGGCTCACCGCTACGGCTGGCCCGTGGCCGAGGGCGGCTCGGCCGCGATAGCGCGGGCGCTGGCCGGTCTGCTCGCCGAACACGGCGGCAAGGTGAGAACCGGGATCACCGTGACGTCACTGGACGAACTCGGCTCGGCGGACGTGGTCATGCTCGACGTCGCCCCTTCCGCCGCCGCACGCATCGCCGGTGAGCGGTTGCCGCCGCGCGTTCGGCGTGCCCTCACCCGGTACCGCCACGGACCAGGGGTGTTCAAGGTCGAGTTCGCGGTGCGGGAAGGGGTGCCCTGGCAGCACGAGGAGTCGCGACACGCGGGCACGGTGCATGTGGGCGGGTCGCTCGCCGAGATCGCGGCGGCCGAGCGGGAGGTCCACCGTGGCCGGATGCCGACGCGG encodes:
- a CDS encoding DUF3556 domain-containing protein; amino-acid sequence: MGFKTPDMPPVDPAKFESMPVMERMRMLAVHWTEYGFGGPKQMHMLYLIKTVLFVVGGWLVVGLTTPGLSLTDLGAWWGELIVYQKLMVWTVLWEITGHAASWGPLAFKFGPMIGGWRYWARPGTLRLPPYPGKVPGTAGDRRSAFDVGLYLLIVANLLFLLLSPGVQNAAAYTDVGLLPGWALLSYVALLLIMGLRDRVVFLASRPEQYAVCLLAFGVLASHVDMVLVAKIAMVVIWLGAGVSKFGHHFSLVVQAMMSNTPWLRSKRFKRSLYRNVPTDLRPSKMALGWAHLGGTVVELCLPLVLLFSTNATITWLAIAGMVLFHLFIYSTFPLAVPLEWNVFFIFVVPFLFGGFFAGNGYSVVDFSSAWILAAALILCLTGPILGNLRPEWVSFLISMRQYAGNWASATMAFRMNDAEDKLDTGLVKSMKTQRQQLLSLYGSDVAEIFLQKCVAFRSMHSHGRMHLSLLQRHLDKLENYRLREGEVVCTVLVGWQFGDGHLFDERTIAAVQQRCGFEPGEFVMAWTESQPIHKKTVRYMVVDAALGVVERGYYDVRDAVAEQPWIPNGPVPHQVTWRLPGYEPAGDFVHPAPRPADSARPARHRDPASGTVGS
- a CDS encoding phytoene desaturase family protein, coding for MTKAVVVGSGPNGLAAALTLAAEGVEVEVLEAAPTIGGGTRTSELTLPGLLHDECSGFHPLAVDTPFARRFDLSRHGLRWRWPEVQYSHPLDGGGGAAAWRSPDATAAALGADGRAWRQVFGWLTSRFDDIAEDFLRPMLHLPAHPVKLARFGALAALPATALASRWSTPQGRALFAGVAAHALRPFASPMSSAIGVALGTAAHRYGWPVAEGGSAAIARALAGLLAEHGGKVRTGITVTSLDELGSADVVMLDVAPSAAARIAGERLPPRVRRALTRYRHGPGVFKVEFAVREGVPWQHEESRHAGTVHVGGSLAEIAAAEREVHRGRMPTRPFVLVGQQYLADPSRAAGDVVPVYAYAHVPQGWAADATVAIERQIERFAPGFRDRVLARHVRSARQLQEYNPNYVGGDVVTGANDALQLVFRPRVALDPYRLGVPGVYLCSAATPPGAGAHGMCGYNAARSALRELRGKGAGCS